Genomic segment of Lemur catta isolate mLemCat1 chromosome 2, mLemCat1.pri, whole genome shotgun sequence:
acaggagaaagagagggagaggcaggagaaggagcgggagaagcaggaaaaagaacagcagaagcaggagaaGGAGCGGCAGAAGCAGGAGAAGAAGGCTCAAGGCCGCAAGCTTTCGCTGCGTCGAAAGGCAGATGGGCCCCCAGGCCCCCACGATGGCGGGGACAGGTCCTCAGCAGCTGAGGCCCGGCAGGACGCTTACTTTTGACCTCTGCCCTGGGGCTGGACTGCATGGCCCCCCTCCTATTTCCCTCGGCCAAGAGCAGATCTGGCCTGGGGTGCTGTCCCCAGCTCCCTGGACAGGCTGTCCCTCCTTCTGAGGAAAGTGGCTTTCCCTGTCTCCTTGCCAGCTGCTGATCCCTACACAGCCAGGACAGCCACAGTGCACAGGGCAGCTGTGAACAAGTCTCGAGCCTCTCACTTCCAGTTAGGTCCAGCTGGGGTCTCTGTCActcctgccccagtttcctctggggTCCCCTCCCAGGTGCTGTCCTGACTGGCCTCTTGTCACCACAGGGGTGACTCTTGGCGATGGGAGTCAGCAGTTGTCAGATTCCTACACTCCAGTGGCTCCCTTACACGCGAGGTGGAGCTAGgttccttttcccttcttcagccctgcctgtctccccaaCGTCCTGGCTGGAGGCTCAGGCTCTCCCTGCTCTGCTTCTGGACATCTCTGTGTTGTAATTATGTACAGAGGACCAGGTTGGCCCGGGGTCGGGGTGCTTGCTCTGTCTTCTGTCCTTTGGTTCTCCTTCCACAATGCTCCCGTACTCCGGTTTATTTAAGGGGACATGCACTGGAATAGGAAATGTCCCCCACTTCTCTTCCCCTActgtcctccttccctcccttttcctcACCCACCTTGCTCTGTATTCTCAGGCCTCCCCTGCTTTGTCTCACCAGGACCCCCACCTTTCACCTTGTTCCCTCCAACCCTCCAGCCCCTATCTGGGTAAAGGGTCTTTTCCTTGAGCTCCGGGGGTGGAACCCAATGTTtacattctcttctctctctgccccagcccatgCGGCGCTTTGAGGAACCGGAAAAGAACCTGCTGTTGTACCTGGACCCTTGGTCTCCTGCCTTGTTATTTGATGAGGGGGTTGGGGCAAGGattagagagggagggagagagccgGGGCCTGGGTCTCTATTGAAGCAGTCTGCTGAGCTTGGTGAGTAGGTGTCTCTTGGTCTTTGGTCCATCTCTTGGTCACTCATCAACAAACACTGGTTGAGCTCCTGCTCCAGCTTTGGCTGGGATCTGCGGCCTCCACTGTCACTGGCCTGGAGCTTTCTGTGTACCACCTGCAGCACCTGGCTCTCCTTCCCAAAGTGCTCATGCAACTCCTGGAAGCTGGAGGGGGTACTGAGAGTGGCTAGAAAGCCACAGCCCTCTGGGGTTGAGCTGGGCTCTTGGCCAACTGCCTGGCACAGCTCCTGGCAAtgggcctgggggtggagggtagCAGCACAGCCAGCTGCCTCCAGCTCACCCCAGccagctcccagctcctcctGTTTTTCTGCAGCCAGCTTGTAGGCTGTGCCCTCCACCCCAGGGGTCAGGATGGTAAAGACATAGGTTTCTGTGGCCTTAAGGTGTCGCTCCACCTGGCAGTTCAACAAAATGAGGCCCAGGGCTGTGTGTTCTGCCTGGTGTTCCAGGTGGAAGAGGAGGTTCCCCAGAGAATGAAGTAGTGGTGCTGGTGTTTCGGGGCCCCTTCTTGAACAAGATGCCCTTCTGGTCTGGTGCTTGTCTTCTGTGCCCATGTAAGAAACTGAGTACAGGTGCAGTTTCATGGTGGTCCAATATGGGAGGAAACCcggaggggagagagaagtggTCCAGTTAGTTGGGGGGC
This window contains:
- the LOC123632744 gene encoding uncharacterized protein LOC123632744, with the protein product MKLHLYSVSYMGTEDKHQTRRASCSRRGPETPAPLLHSLGNLLFHLEHQAEHTALGLILLNCQVERHLKATETYVFTILTPGVEGTAYKLAAEKQEELGAGWGELEAAGCAATLHPQAHCQELCQAVGQEPSSTPEGCGFLATLSTPSSFQELHEHFGKESQVLQVVHRKLQASDSGGRRSQPKLEQELNQCLLMSDQEMDQRPRDTYSPSSADCFNRDPGPGSLPPSLILAPTPSSNNKAGDQGSRYNSRFFSGSSKRRMGWGRERRECKHWVPPPELKEKTLYPDRGWRVGGNKVKGGGPGETKQGRPENTEQGG